DNA from Scheffersomyces stipitis CBS 6054 chromosome 1, whole genome shotgun sequence:
TGTATCGATGCTGTCTCTGGGTCTGGTTCTGGTCTTGCAAGATTTGactctggctctggtttTGTCTGTATTTGTTTACGGTTCTATACAAAGATACGCCTATTGCCTGTAATGGCCAGAGAATCCACCAGGAGCCATGGGTAACCAAAAGCAATACTACCGGTTCGCTGAATCCTAATTGATAAGCTTGGGAAGTGAACTCTGTCTGTGTTACAAACGAAACAAGCGATAGGATAAACACGAAGGTGACAAATAtgatcttggacttggaagCATGCTTATCGCTGTCAGTCAGAGAATGATCTACAGATAGATTTGTGATGGCCATAgtgattttttttttttgaaaatttttccGATTTTTATCGGGATAACTGTTATAAATGATTCTTCTAGATTATACCCACATCGAAAACGTACTGTGGTTGTCTGGAATAGGCTGTGATATGTCTTTGGTTGTTGGAgtcaaaagaaaaaataGTCTAAAGATTCTGTATTCGAACTTTTGTGACGTAATGTATAGACATGGAATTTCGTGGTAGCGCGACTTGATTTATTCTGTTCTATACTAGATGGGGTAAACCCCTGCTGATATAGAGAAATGCAACTTTGTGAGATAGAAAGGAATGCAGTTTGTGAATATATTGTATCGATTACGTAGTAGACGAACAAACTTTGTATTTTTCGAATGTATTTATAGATATGTTTTTATTATTGCCTGCAACATACTGAGCACAGCAATTCTATAGAGCTAGTCGCTGTCACTTTCGTATTCATCGTCCAGATTTTTACTTTgatcgacttcttcttcctctatCTCGTCTCTAACTGCATATGTTCTGGGCTCTAACAATCCCTTTTCCACCAAGTTTCTTCGTGGAGTCAACCTGGGCAAGATAATGTCCATTACTCTCTCTTGCAAAAGCATGTTATCGATCCACTCATCGAAATAGGTGAGTCTGTAGTTGATAGGTAAACCCTTTTCGTTGAATATGGGGgacttcaatttcgttCTCAACTTACGGAAATCAGACAAATACTTGTCAAAAGTGGTATATACCAAATCACTACTGCCTACTAGTCGAATATAGATGAGCATCAATGCTGTGAGGTACTTGAACTCGTTGTAACCCAATTGGTCGAGACAGGTCTGTACAATTTCCATGGACGGCTCCAACTCAAGCAAGCGGAGCAAACAGCAGATGAAAGGGCTGGGCCTTCCGCTGGAATCCATCCCAGCTAGATAGTGTACTTGGTCTATTATCACTGGGAGAATGCTAGCTTCGTTGGTTAGGTGTAGATGTTGTTTGTAGAAGAGTGAGTCCTGGATTCGGTGCCGTACAATGGGCTCAATTAAATGAGCACGGTTTAGGACATTTCTCTTGTCCTGGTACGATGCTTGCTTGGAGTATGTCCTATTGTCTGTCATATCATATCAGTAATATATGATGAAATCTGATTCCTGAAATTGTGTACTCTCAATTTTGTAAATTATGTGAACtaaatctgaaaattggTTACAATATCATCAAATATTGTTGTGTAGCAAATAGAGGATAAGAATCAGTATGGTGATTAGTTATTCAAGAATATGTATCAGTAGAGAATATTCAGTATGAAAAGGTCTATTCCATTCTTACATTCTGTCCTTCCTGCATGTGATACTCCAAGATGACCATCGCGTCTTGGGTTTTTTCTTCCCACTAATTTCTGTAGCAGCTGAATTGGCAGTAGTGTAACTATTTTGGCAATTTCAGCATTAAAAGGGATAAAAAAAGCTCAAAATAATTCCCATACAATCTTCATTGACCAAAATTGAGCATTTGGTTGTTGTATACATAATTGCACAAATAGAAATCACTTTGTTCCCTCTCCAGAACCGCACAAACCACACTTAACACCTTCTTATCTCTTGACGCCATCACGTGACGCAATTATCCAAAGGTCAAATCTCCTACGCTTTTCTATTTAAAGAACACACACAATTGTCATTCTTAATTCCAGTATCCCAGTTCGTCGTACCATTCTATTTCCAGAACATGTCGTTCAAATTTCCCTCCTTCAATTTGCAATCGCTTCAGGAGTCTCTTCCCACAGTAGACCAGGTCAAGGAATCGTTTTCCAAGGTTAACCCAGGCAAGACTGTAGATCAGTTCAGAGAGTCGATCCAGCCATTTGCTACCAAGACTACTCAGTTGATTCTGACTCAGTTGCAACAAGTGCAGCATTTGGCCAACCTCAACGTTAACTCCAACATTGAAGTCTCTGAGTTACCCGCAGAATACTTGCAGTTGGAAACAAACTGcgacttgttgttgaagcttTACACGGACTTGATCCAGTACTCCAACGAAACCTTCAACAATATCAGCTACGATTATCCTCCAGGTAACTACACCATCACCAAGATTAAGGATGCCAACGTTGGTGGCGTTCTCGCCACGAAAttcaaccaattgaagaacgtctcttctccacaagagttggaaaacatCTTGTTGGGAAAAGAGGCTGGTGATGCTGATAGCGCAGAAAAAGATGTAGCCATACAGACAACTTCGGTCCTTCTTCCTAAGACTTTGTACGGAGCCTTGTCTGTTCTTGCTGAGAAGCATTCGCAGGAATTAAAGACTTCTGCAGCACCTTTGTCGTTGGCGTTGTTGCAggtgtcttcttcttactTGGAGATTGCCAATGCCAGGTTAGTCCAGGACGAAAAGATTTTGGCCGAAGTGAACGACAAGTTGGTAGCCATTTTGAATGAACAGTTCATCAAGGTCAACGAGTTGCGTAAGAAGGTCTATTCGACCAGATCCGAGTTTGACTTGATTAGATCCAAGGTAGATGAAACTGaccaagaaaatgaagaattgatttcaaaaGAAGACGAGTTGGTCAGTGCAACCGAAGTTGCTGTCGTCGAAatgaagagattgttgaagcCATCCAAGAACATCAGCTTATTGAAAGTGTTTGTCGATGCCCAGAAGGAGTACTTTGAGGTTGGCgccaagaagttggctgcattgtctgcttctttggATAAGATCGAAGttactgaagaagaagacgattACTGAGTTTTGTTTGAGAATGAGTTTGTTAATTTTATTTTAATCATTAGTGTTTTATTAGTTCTAATATTACCTTTATTTAATGAAAATTCACTAAAAATTATGTAAGTGACTCTGTAATTAGTCGATAGCTATTGAAAATTAATTATTCTGCTGAGTACTTAGTCGACCGTGTGAGTAACTGTGTACGAAGTTTATTATGGCTGTTGAAGCTTGTTGTACGGTCTTCTGGGGCTCACAATTACTGTACTCTCTGTCTCATAGTTAACGATCTTAAATTCGcactgaaaatttcaacaatataTATTGAAATATCAAGATCGAGAATCAGTAATCTTTGTTAAGCAATTCCACATATAGAAGTCCGCCATGTCTACTAATGCCGAGAAAGAGCAGATATCACAGAAGTTGCAGCAGCAATACAACATCTATCAGGAAAACATAGCCGAGCTCGAAAACCAACTATCTTCTGTTTCCATGCAAATCAACGAGCATGTTATAGTAGAGAACACCTTGAATGGAATTCCAGCtgaggaaaagaaaaaccGTAAATGTTTCAAGATGATCGGAGGGGTTTTGGTCAATAAGACTGTGGACGAAGTTCTCAACatattgaaggaagaagtgGCTACTTTGACAGAACAAAGGGCAAAGGCAGAAGCAGAATTGACCAAGAACAGAAAGGAATTAGAAAAGTGGAAGACCAGCAACCACATCAAGATCATCCGAGGAAACCAGCCCGTGTAGGCATCACAAGCTTCTTCTACGAAAGTACAATGTATATACTACGGCCAATACCTAATAAAACATAATTCATTTAAAAACATCGTAAACCAAAAGGAATAAATACATCTAACTAAATAGACAAACAAGTATAGTGATACTGTTTGGACAAAGACATAGTCGTCATAACTATAAATGTAGCTTCATGCTCCCTGTCTTAGTCGTTGCTAGCTACTCTTTTATACAGCAATGCTCTTGACATACTCTTCACGAGCTTCACTCAACTTACCAGCATCTCTGTTGATAGCTTCCCACTTGGGTTCATCTTTAAACAATCTTACAGCCTTGACGTACTTCAAGTCATTGGTCAAGGTAAAACGGTGGTAAATCCCTGCAGGCAATATCAACAAATCGTTGGCTACCAACTTGGTTCTGATCCATCTGTCGCTCTTGTCTCTGACATCGAAGTAGCCTTCTCCATCTACAATGTatctgatttcttcatcttcgtgGTAGTGTTCCTTGTAGAACTGCTGCATTTTTCTGTTGTAAGCATCCAagtcattgttgaaagcagccaagttcaagttgaccTCGTCTCTGTTTCTGTACTGTCTTTCAGTAGCAAGtttgttcaagtcgtccaagttggtgatgttcttgtAGAAAACCCCAATCGTAGCCAAATCCTCTAAAGGAACAGGTACACCAGAGTTGTGAGCATCAGTGAAGTTGTCTGGGGTGTCGTTGTTGTCGTGGTAGTATACTTCAACCATATTGGCTGTAATTTAACGAGCTGAAAATGTATAGATAAGTAATAAATAAAAGTGAGGCCGCTCAGAAGATTTCACGACAAACCGTTGCTTTATATTAGTGAGGAGAATTACAGTCCAAAGGCTAGCCCACAAGGGCTCTAGTAACAGTGCGAAATACAATTGCGTTTATGCACACTGTGGCTAGAGACTAAATCGATTACCAATTGAGGGAACGTGAGTGGAAGAGCCAGAGAATGGGCCGATGGTATACATAACAGAAGGAATGATATTGACCAGACCTTGGGTATGTGCATTGTCGGTATTTTGGGTCAGAGATGGTACGATTGAGCAGTGTATTTGAGATTTTATTCCAATTATGTTctattgaagttgttgggTAGAGTTGATTTGAAATCGTGATATCAATTATAACACTATATGGTCTTACGTCAGAGCTGTGTTCTGTACAATTGTCCATAGCGACTGCTAGTATACGGCAAGAATTTGGTTCTTTTATCCACATTttaattgttcaagtagttTTCGCAGTCATTTTTAGTAAGTAAGGCATAATTCTCTTTAATACAAATACCTGAAATATCAATTTTTAAAAACCATGTTGGATCTTGAAAGCTTCCCAATCATAGAGAAACATTCGTATACAATAATTTGTCCCTCCGTCCTTCTGTGCTGCTTGTAACTTTCTTTATAGCTGTTCACCGTCTTGGTTATACAAAGCGTGCGACATCATACTCATTTGGTAAAAAATGTCGGCGACATTTTCGCTACTACTTTTCAGTCTTCTAAACGCAGTTAACAATTCAAGGTTCTGCCTTATCCATACTTATCTACCATTACAACCAGAAAATGTACGGCAATCGGTCCAACGGGAACGGATACAACTCCAACTCGTATGGAAATAACAACGGCCGTCCTTCGTACAATAACAGatacaacaataacagcAACGACCCGAAGGTTCAGGAAAAGCTAGCAGCGTACAACCAGAACATCGAACAACAATTAGCatctcaagaaaaaaagacaGCACATCGTAGAATCGTAGACCATGGCAACAATATGGGAAGGTGGTATATCCACAAGAACTTGGGGCTTTCTCAGCGACAACAGGCTATAGGTAGCATCAGACCTGAGTCCTCGTATTTGATAGaccttcttccaactctCGCATAttcgtcgtcttccaaCTTAGGGGCggccaacaacaagaacaacatgGCTGTGATGGATATCCAGACCAAATTCGTGCATTTGTCGTCCAACAAGGTTAAACATTCTATCAATGCTGTGAAATGGACCCCTGAAGGTAGACGTCTATTGGTAGCATCACATAGTGGAGAGTTTACTATCTGGAACGGGATGaccttcaacttcgagACAATTATGCAAGCGCATGATTCGCAAATTCTCGCATTGCAGTACTCGCACAATGACGAGTGGCTCTTGTCTGGTGATCTGAACGGTGTCATCAAGTACTGGCAgcccaacttcaacaacgtcaATATCCTCAATGGCCATACTCAGGGAATCAGAGACATTGCGTTTTCACCTAACGACTCTAAATTCTTGACCTGTGGTGATGACTCCACCTTGAAAatctggaacttcaacaacggTAAAGAGGAACGTTCCTTAGCTGGACATCACTGGGAAGTCAAGTCTGCTGACTGGCATCCCAACTTGGGGTTGATCGTCAGTGGATCCAAGGATaacttggtcaagttgtGGGATCCTCGTAGTTCTACCTGTGTCACAACATTGCATGGATTCAAACATACAGTAAACAAGTGTAGATTCCAGCCTACAGGTACCAAAAGGTTGTTGGCATCTGTTTCTCGTGACAGATCATGTCGTGTTTTTGACTTGCGTACAATGAAAGATATCTTAGTCTTGAGAGATAGCGAGACCGATTTGTCATGTGTCTCGTGGCATCCTACACATGCATCGATGCTTACTACAGCTGCCTACAACGGATCCATGAGTCATTACCTTCTCGACTCCTATATTCCTGATAGCAACACCAGTGAGCTTTCCAAAAAGTCTACCTCTTACGGCTCGTCTTCCGTAGGCTCTATAGAAGCAGTGCATAGAATCCCATATGCACACGAAAGAGCCATCCATGCCTTAGAGTACCACCCCTTGGGCCATTTGTTGTGTTCTGCTGGTTCAGACAAGACCGCTAGATTCTGGTCCCGCGCAAGACCCAACGATCCAATGTCGTACAAGGACCCATTGTACACAGACGACAAGCATGGAGCATGGTACTATTCGgtgaacaacaacatcaatgCTGTTATCGAAGATCCGAGTGGCTCCAGTGGCACGGCTACAGACTCACTACCAGTGCCGTATGGAGAGGACAGAGACCGTTCGCATACCCCAGGACTCAATTTGCCAGGATTGGGTTCGAGCTACGACTACAACGGAAATGGCAATAGCGGGAATGGCGATATTGCAGCCACTCCGGCCCCTAGCAACTGGGGTTCCATTCCTGGCTTACGGGGTCATTAATTTCATGTATGGAACACTATAGGCTAGAGATAGAAAACGAATTGATGATCCACCACGTGTGCACGTGTACGGGCTGTAGTATAGAAGTGGTAGAGTAGTAGACTGCGAATATCTACTGTCTAATTAGTGCCTAATTTAGTGATACAGTAATACAAATAGTAACATCCAATTAATGCGATAAGAAGAATTACCATCCAATTTTACGCCCTACAATATTAGCCATTTACAGCAGCAGTTTTTATTCCATAGAGCTAGACGCCCTAACAATCCCGTGTTTATTCGTTCTATAAGTGGTAAAAATAacaaaaaatattttatGTGTGTAAAGAAACCTTCTGTACATAAAAAATAGCTCAATACCACAGTCAGATGGTGCACTGATAAGAATCAGACAACCGTGACGGTGGCAAGATTGAAGTGAAGTGAATATACTCTTGTAAACCTAAACCGATAGTGTGTGAATTAGAATGAATGATTATTGTCATGAATGTGTTCTCTTAGTAGTGTCATCAATTGGTATTGTGTTCTCTATTGTAAAATCATCAATTGGTGTGTCCAGTTTTGTCCTATCCTGTAACCCGTAATGTGGTCATTTCTATAATGTAAGTGTACTCATGATAGTTTATTGCGATCTTAATCATCCAAAGTGCACGAAGTTGGCGGCATTGATGGAATTATTGTAGAAAGCATCTACGGCTTCAGTGTAGCGTTTGCCCTCGTTGTCGTAGTACTGAGAAGCAAACTCACTGATAACCTTGTATAATTGCAGATATTCCTTGAATCCAGGatctacatttttcaactcAAAGCTCTCACCGCAGTTGACTATCTTCAAGTAAACTGCGAGTGGGTAGAGTTCGAGTTCTTCGGAAGTGATGGGCTCAAAAACCTTGTAGTAGTGTTCCGAACGTTTCTTGAAGTCTCTCACGGCTTCGGCATAGTTTCTGCCCTTGTAGTCGTTGTTGTGCGCTTTGCCTgagatgttgaagttgatgaatcTCTTGCTCGTGCACTGAACATCCATGATGGCAACCCAGGTGTTGGTCGTGTTCTTGGAGATAATGTCCAtcattctctttcttctttcgatGGTAGTGTTGGTGGCGTCCAAGAAACCTACCTGGATCACGTTGGagttcaagtcgttgatcaagttgttgacgGTGATATCAGCGTACTTCTCACGGTCGATTTTGCCTTGAACATTGTCTGGCTTGAAGTAGTCGGAGTTGTCAAAGCTTTTGTTCATTCTACGTACATTGCCTGCGTTGTAGATTTCGGCCGTGAAGTTGCTGGTAGCGTTGATGTAGTTCTTGAGCTGTCTGGAGATAGTACTCTTTCCAGAAGCTGGCAAACCCGACAACATTATCACGAGCTTCTCGTGCTGagaaatcaacttctcgttgACCAACGATGTGAATTCAAGAGGAGAAAGTCTGGGTACGAGGTAAGGGTTGGCGAATGAGTTAGCAGCCGAGTTCGTACCagatgaaaagaagttcAGGTCAACGCGGGAAATCACGGGCGATGTGGCTGTGGTGGTATTTTTGCTGTAGCTGTTGCCCACGTTATCGAACAACGAGTTGATGGAGCTAGTTGAgtcaatcaacttcatgTCCGAGGTGCTGGAGGAAATGGTTATCTTCTCGGGTCTTTTGGAATTTGAGTTGGAAGGAGACCCATGGCCTCCGGCCATTTGTATATAGCTTTCGTTGGGGGGAGTCATGTCAAAAAAGTCAAAGGTTACTTTTGGTGCAGTCATTATGGATAGGTGTGTTGTCTGTAGCTGTATTAGCAGGTCATAGTGATACTGTGACTGTGGTATGACTGCGGTGGGAATGAAGCAAGtaaaaatagaaagagTAGTAAGGACTAGTAGTATATAAGTTGTAATTTACTAGTCGCGATAGTGGCTATAGTGCTATTAGGTGTTGTGTTGCACTATTAGTTGTGGTATACTATTAGTTACTGTAGTATTATTAAGGAGTAATATCAAGTAAAACAGTACTAGTTGTGTCTTGATAACAGAGTAATAAAACGATTTGTATTAAATGGTAATGAATGAAGAACTACAAAGAAACAGATAAAACACCGGCGTCCAAATTCGGGCCACCTCCTGAAATATATAATCACTATCAACCTGGTGACGAATGGCTGAGAAAAACGATCACGATCTGATGAGTGCAACACGCGGAAAATTTTTCCGGCCGGACTTTTCTGCTCACTGAGACTGCGCATGAAAATGGCGCTGGACACAACAACACTTCCATTTTGAGATATGTCCCGCAGCAAATATGTTGGACGGACCCAAGGAACTCGGCGGTGCTGTGTTGCGGCAGAGGTGTGTTCAAGGAGGGGAAGTACGTGGACAGACGGAGGATACGAGTTTATGGCTCAACCGTTTGTCTAGCCTCGGGGCCTAGACTGATCGCACTAGCGGAGCTGATAAGCTTGGAATGCCAGACTGGACAAGAGTCACAGACGAGTTGTAGACGAATCTAGTTGTGTTAGTCGTAAAATCCAGATTTCAACACAAGTCATGGCCCCATTAGCCAAAGTTAAAGCTGTTTCGGCTGGTAAGGGAAATAGTTCCATTTCAGCTTCCCAGATAAAGTAATTCAAACTCTGTCGATTGTCTTTTCCGAGCTAAATTCATGGGCGGTGGCTACAGACTTACTGGAGAGTATAATCGCATATTGCCTCATCAGATGTTTCCACGGCCGTCTGTATTCTGGTCTCGCTGTCTACTCTCTACTCTACTGGGACCACTAACTGTATAACATCCCTGTACGTCTAGCTTCACCTTGCTATCCATTCCCTGCTATATACATGCTCTATCTCGTCTATACAGTCGTAAGTCGTCTATGGGATGGTGCAATCCGTTCGCACGAACGTGCTGGTTAGTCATATCCCCTATATTTTCGTATTTGCTATTGTGTTGCAGACCTGCCCCTCCAGTTCGCAGCCACATGACTTCCGTTTGCTCGAGCTACTGTCCTTATCATGTGGAACATCTCAGATGGCCGCAAACTCAGGTTATTCTCTCGTGTCGTCTCATCTTATTATCTGCATTTATCTCCAATTATCTCGTGCTCTTCCTCCCGTCCATGACAGCGTACTTATAATGGCTATCATGTCATCTGATAACATCTGTCATAGTTATGGCATTTGTCACATCTCGTCTGTGTGTTGATAGTGTAGATTTTGTGACCCTTCTGTACTCTACTTCTTTATACTATTTTTTCCTCGTGTCAATGGCTCGTAGACCCTGTTCATCGAGTCCTTGTTACTCCACTTGCTGGCCCGGGCACTGCCTATCTTCGAGTAgatcttcaatatctcTTCACGGGTCAATTTTCTCCTCTCTCTTGCTTCTACAGGCTCGGACGAATTGTTCCTGGTACTTCTTTCAAACCCGGCGGTTATCGCATCGGTGGGGAGTCGCAAGAGATTGAGCAACTTGCTCCGGTTGATGTCTCCGTCATCCGATTCGTACTTCAACATCAGATACTGAACCTTCCAATCCTCACCAACGCGCTTGGGAAGTGGAAACTCTTCTGTAGACGGGGTGCCACCTATAATGTGGCTGTCGATAACAACGGTATAGGCGTAGACCTCCTTCTTCGCGaaggtttcttcattgaacttcatcaaATCATCGCGATGCTGtatcaaattcttcaaccGATCCTCATTTGAAAGCTTTTCACGGAAGCTGGTTTGGAATTGTGTAGGGAAATCCTGTAATGCAGATATCTCGCTCTCGTCTATAGGCACAGCGTACACCTTCAAGCTGGTGCGAGAACCTCTACGTTCAGCCTTAAGAATTAACCGGAAGGCTACATCGTCTCCTACTTGCTTGGTAACTGTCTCGAGCAACCTATCCCAGATGCTCAAACTCATCTTGAATTGGGTTTCTCCGATGTACGTTGGCAATTGTTCTGAAAGCGTAGACAAATCCACTTCCTCTGGAGATATGTCCACCAACTTTGGATCCGTATGCTTGATGGATTCAAACGTCTCATGGTTGTAGTATACATTGTCTAACTCTTCTAATGGCAAGTACTGGAATCCAAAGAACGAATTGATGTTATGGTATGCAACAAATATCCCATCCATCTGTCCGATTCTTGCTTGGAACATATACTTCATGAGAGCCCCAGTTCTCACCAAGTCGTTGTACTCTCTCTCGAACGATTCATATTCTCCCTTCAACCTCCAGATCTGGTACAGATCCCTTTCGAGATCGGGATTGGCTCCATCATAGCGAATCGAACACACGGCTCTTGTCTTGAGATCAAACGTCTTTCGGGGCAATCTGGAGTCAAAACAATCGAGCTGTGAACGCATCAAAAACTTGCCGTACTTAGAGTAGTTGTATACACTTTGTGGGTTCTCTACATCGCCATCATAGTCGATGTTGTACTCTTTGAAtttctctggttctgtCGTTAACAATGTCTCGAGACAATGACCCATGGCCAGTAATAAAATCTCTGTGTCGTATGACTTGTCTGATTCTATAGAATAGATGGTTTTGTTTTGGCTATTCTTCCCTCTAGGAGTTATGATCAAACTGGCAGGTAATTTGGTCATTAAGCCAGTGTATGGAATCGAACCAAATCTAGAAGCAAACTTTTCGGAATCAGTTGTGAAGTTATTGAGCAAGTAGTAGAATTGCATCAACGTAGAAGTCATAGATGATGTAGAAGAATAGTACTGTCTATCAGTTGCTTTACACATATTTAATAAGGCAGAGTCTTTTGACACTCTCTGGAACGCACCTACAGCctcaaagttgaagtcttcGTATTTaatgatcttcttcaaaaatggTGGAAAGTTGTAGATTCTGGTTCTTGGATCTTGTAAGAAATGTACTCCTGGAGAAAATAGCACTCTATCCAACTCGTGTGATAACATCGGTATTTGTTCGTAATCTGGCTCTTTGGCT
Protein-coding regions in this window:
- the GVP36 gene encoding Golgi vesicle protein → MSFKFPSFNLQSLQESLPTVDQVKESFSKTVDQFRESIQPFATKTTQLISTQLQQVQHLANLNVNSNIEVSELPAEYLQLETNCDLLLKLYTDLIQYSNETFNNISYDYPPGNYTITKIKDANVGGVLATKFNQLKNVSSPQELENILLGKEAGDADSAEKDVAIQTTSVLLPKTLYGALSVLAEKHSQELKTSAAPLSLALLQVSSSYLEIANARLVQDEKILAEVNDKLVAILNEQFIKVNELRKKVYSTRSEFDLIRSKVDETDQENEELISKEDELVSATEVAVVEMKRLLKPSKNISLLKVFVDAQKEYFEVGAKKLAALSASLDKIEVTEEEDDY
- the GIM4 gene encoding prefoldin subunit 2 is translated as MSTNAEKEQISQKLQQQYNIYQENIAELENQLSSVSMQINEHVIVENTLNGIPAEEKKNRKCFKMIGGVLVNKTVDEVLNILKEEVATLTEQRAKAEAELTKNRKELEKWKTSNHIKIIRGNQPV
- the PFS2 gene encoding polyadenylation factor I subunit 2, which codes for MYGNRSNGNGYNSNSYGNNNGRPSYNNRYNNNSNDPKVQEKLAAYNQNIEQQLASQEKKTAHRRIVDHGNNMGRWYIHKNLGLSQRQQAIGSIRPESSYLIDLLPTLAYSSSSNLGAANNKNNMAVMDIQTKFVHLSSNKVKHSINAVKWTPEGRRLLVASHSGEFTIWNGMTFNFETIMQAHDSQILALQYSHNDEWLLSGDSNGVIKYWQPNFNNVNILNGHTQGIRDIAFSPNDSKFLTCGDDSTLKIWNFNNGKEERSLAGHHWEVKSADWHPNLGLIVSGSKDNLVKLWDPRSSTCVTTLHGFKHTVNKCRFQPTGTKRLLASVSRDRSCRVFDLRTMKDILVLRDSETDLSCVSWHPTHASMLTTAAYNGSMSHYLLDSYIPDSNTSELSKKSTSYGSSSVGSIEAVHRIPYAHERAIHALEYHPLGHLLCSAGSDKTARFWSRARPNDPMSYKDPLYTDDKHGAWYYSVNNNINAVIEDPSGSKDRDRSHTPGLNLPGLGSSYDYNGNGNSGNGDIAATPAPSNWGSIPGLRGH
- the PFK26 gene encoding 6-phosphofructo-2-kinase (Fructose-6-phosphate 2-kinase/fructose-2,6-biphosphatase), which produces MTAPKVTFDFFDMTPPNESYIQMAGGHGSPSNSNSKRPEKITISSSTSDMKLIDSTSSINSLFDNVGNSYSKNTTTATSPVISRVDSNFFSSGTNSAANSFANPYLVPRLSPLEFTSLVNEKLISQHEKLVIMLSGLPASGKSTISRQLKNYINATSNFTAEIYNAGNVRRMNKSFDNSDYFKPDNVQGKIDREKYADITVNNLINDLNSNVIQVGFLDATNTTIERRKRMMDIISKNTTNTWVAIMDVQCTSKRFINFNISGKAHNNDYKGRNYAEAVRDFKKRSEHYYKVFEPITSEELELYPLAVYLKIVNCGESFELKNVDPGFKEYSQLYKVISEFASQYYDNEGKRYTEAVDAFYNNSINAANFVHFG
- the PET127 gene encoding putative part of mitochondrial translation system yields the protein MIHSRGLWNLHASRNLRLYCLQIRRISHTSYNYSESDSKSTTASKRPYNKRVTNDQLTDVLKKAPKLMANPREIRLLGDDDDSAIVTKKPFQKVDKRYQKDLDKVVSVAEKKVKAENIEESTDIKAIEVEKSSKRRNGHRNSDQEPHTTKSKNRDSRFDNSKSNNTRDFILERLQKSDKSIFSKSVRPTISKSRAMRVMNRTKKYGDKIGRDKPNKDKLGKDRTRKLVKVDSELISVNEDELARAKEPDYEQIPMLSHELDRVLFSPGVHFLQDPRTRIYNFPPFLKKIIKYEDFNFEAVGAFQRVSKDSALLNMCKATDRQYYSSTSSMTSTLMQFYYLLNNFTTDSEKFASRFGSIPYTGLMTKLPASLIITPRGKNSQNKTIYSIESDKSYDTEILLSAMGHCLETLLTTEPEKFKEYNIDYDGDVENPQSVYNYSKYGKFLMRSQLDCFDSRLPRKTFDLKTRAVCSIRYDGANPDLERDSYQIWRLKGEYESFEREYNDLVRTGALMKYMFQARIGQMDGIFVAYHNINSFFGFQYLPLEELDNVYYNHETFESIKHTDPKLVDISPEEVDLSTLSEQLPTYIGETQFKMSLSIWDRLLETVTKQVGDDVAFRLILKAERRGSRTSLKVYAVPIDESEISALQDFPTQFQTSFREKLSNEDRLKNLIQHRDDLMKFNEETFAKKEVYAYTVVIDSHIIGGTPSTEEFPLPKRVGEDWKVQYSMLKYESDDGDINRSKLLNLLRLPTDAITAGFERSTRNNSSEPVEARERRKLTREEILKIYSKIGSARASKWSNKDSMNRVYEPLTRGKNSIKK